In Nostocoides sp. HKS02, the DNA window CTAGCGTCGTCGCACCCTCCTGCCAGGCGCTGTCCCCCTTCACGCTAAGCCGCCGGACCCTTGCGGAACAACGGTTTTCGCTGGAGTTGGGCGATGGTTCAGGGGTCGTTCAGGGGTGACCCTGAGGTCGGGTCGGGCAAATCGGGTCGTATGCCGCGTGGCGGGATCCATGGTTGGGGGACCTCCGGCGCGGCGAGGGCCCGCGTGCCGTCCATGTTGAGGTCTGTGCCGCGCTCGCGGCGGCCGAGCGTTGGCAGCGCCTGACGACCACCCAAGTCGCCACGGCCTTGCAGGATTGGGAGTCGTTGTGGGCCGGGGTGCGCACGGTCGACCTCAGCGAGTCGATTGCGGGGCTGCAGGTCGCCTGGCCCGAGCCCACGCCTTGCGGGGCGCCGACGCGGTGCACCTCGCCACGGTCGCAGCCGTCGGTGTCGATCAGGCCTACTTCGCCGTGTGGGACCTTCGACTGCGGGAGAGCGCTCGTGCTCTGGGCGCACACGTGGTCCCGCAGTCACTCTTGAGCGGGGCCCAGTAAGGCCTACCTGCGGTTGGCCGAGGCCGCGATCGCCAACGCCATCGCACGGCCTCGGTCGTCCGAGACGCCAAGCGCCTTGCTCGCGACGACGATGGTCGTGTCGGCGCCGGCCGTCACGCTCGAACCCCCGGCCCGGATCGGCTGGCCGGCCGCGACCCACAGGGCCGTGGCAGGCCGGAACTGCGGGTCAACGCTGGTGCCGTAGACCACTCGGCGCTTGTTTGAGCGACGTCTCGAGCTCGAGGTCGGCTGCCGAGTGGTTGGCACTCAGCTGGATGGTCACCAACGTCGTTGCGGGGTCATCGAGGCGCGTGCCCCAGGCACAGCCGTTGCGAGTCGTGATCGGCTGAACCGTGCGCTTGATCGCCGAAGCCACCTCGGCCCCTGTGACGCGAGAGCAGTCAGTCGGCGCCGGGACAGTGGATCCCGACGCGGAGATCGACCCCAGGCTCGCACTCGACGGGTGACCTCCCGGCAGCGAGGCGAGGATCTTCGGCAACGAGGCCAGGAACCCCAGCGCCATCACCACGACGAGCAGCCCCGCGAGCAAGGCCCCAAAGCCACGGCCGAGTCGCGCACCGACTGAGCGCCTTCCCGGCCTCGCCCGCCCCGGCACGTGAGGTGACGCCGAGCCTGGCGCGGTCGACCGGCGGGCGGGTGCACGCCCTCGACGGACTGACTTGGCGGCGACAGCCGCTTGTCCGATGGCTGCCAGGAGCTCGGGGTGCGTTGTGGTCGAAGGGAAGTCAGTCATGGCTCGAGTGACGACCCGCCCCGCCGACTCGCGGTCCAGGAGCACGGGCTGAGCGTTCAGCCAGTCCACGAGGCGACCCACGGGTACGATCGAGACGCCTCGCACCATGCGGGGCTCCCCGAACTCGGCCTCGTGCGCGCCGGCGAGGCACAGGACCGGCGTCACCGGCATACCCGCCTCGGCTGCCATGTAGCTGGCCATGCCGTGCACCTTCTTGAGCTCAACGGCGAGACTGACCGAGACGGGTTGCCCGTCGCGGACCGTGTGCTGAAAGAGGCCCCCGTCGAACTCGGTGACCCGACCCGCGCGGTTCTTCGCGTCCACCAGGAAAAGGCCGCCGGGTCCGATCACCACGTGGTCGAGGTTGGCCTCGGACTGGCCCGGGCGCAGCAGCCGATCGTGCAGGACCGTCCAGGCCTCCCGCAGCTCGCTCAGGGCCGCAGCCACCCGGCGCTCGCCCGCTGCGCCGGCCGCCCACGCCCCTGCTCCGTCGTCGCCGATGTCTTTCAGCTCCTCGGCTTTGCGCTCAGCGCTTCCTCCCCCGACTGCCATGGTCAGGGACCCTAGATTTAGCGCCGTTCGGGCATCCTCCGAACCCAGGACTTCGGGGGCAAACCTGACCAAACGGATGACCGGGACGCCCTTCTTGCTCCTAAGCTGGCGCCGTGGCAGGGGACGCGCTGGACGACGAACGACTTCGACGCGAGGTGATCGCTGCCGCGGTCATGCGGCGAGCCGACGAGCTGGGCGGCTACCTGCCGTGGAACGAGCTGAGCGACTTCCCGTTGCCGGACGGAACGCGCCTCCGTCTCGTTGATGGCGGACGTGGCGGCATCTGGAACCCGCAAGGCTTCGGCGCCACGCTCAGTATCCTGACCTCGCCGGACGGGCCGTATCCAGACAGAGAGGACGGCGGCTTCCTCCAGTACAGCTACCAGAAGGGGCCCGAGGGCGGGAAGAACCTCAAGCTCCGGGCGGCGATGGAGCACCGCCTTCCCGTCATCCGGTTCGACAAGGTCGCGAAGGGGGCGTACCACCCGATCTACCCCGTCTTCGTCGTCGGAGACAACCCGATCACCCGCGAGTTCACCCTGACGCTCGACGAAGTCCTCCGGGCTCTGCCGGGCTCGCAGACGTTGTCCCCCATCGAGAAGGCGTATGCCGCGCGCCTGGTCCGGGCGCGCGTCCACCAGCCAGCGTTCCGCGCCCGAGTCATGCTCGCCTACGAGGGCACCTGCTGCGTGTGCACGTTGAAGCACCCCGAGCTGCTCGACGCGGCGCACATCATCGAGGACAACCAGGGCGATGGCGATCCCGTCGTCCCCAACGGGCTCAGCCTGTGCAAGATCCACCACGCCGCATACGACCGGCTGCTTGTTGGGCATCACTCCCGACTACGAGGTCAGAATCAACGCACGCCTGCTCGAGGAGATCGACGGACCGATGTTGCTCCATGGCCTGCAGGAGATGCACGGCCGCGATCTCGCGCTTCCCCGGGCGAAGGCGGACCGGCCCGATCCGGAGCGCCTCGAGACTCGCTTTCAGCTTGTTCGTCGCGGGCTAGGGGTGGGTGGCCGTGAGGTGCCGTCGGCCCCACAGGCCGGCGCGCGCGGCACGGCTCCTACATCGAATGTGGCGACTCAGCCTCGGCTATCAGCGCGGTGAGCGCTTCGCTGTCAAGCCTTTGCTCCGGGTCGGCTACTCCGTTTGTCAGGCGCACACCCTCCTGACGCAGCAGTGCCTCCGGATCGCGATGGTCGGACTCGTCACTCCACGCAAAACCGGGGGCCACGCGCCCGTCGGACGTCAGAACCCGCCATGCGTGGGTGCACTGCAAGCACTTGGCGATATGGCCACCGAGAGGCTGGGGCGCCGTGCCGACGGCGTCCGCGAGTTCGGTGTAAGACGTCCAATGCGCCTCGGGTAGCGCCTCAAGTATTTCGTGCAGACGTGACCAGTCGAACGCAGTTGGTTTGTCTGCCTTCTCGCCTCGGTAGAGCGCTCGCACATCCGCCAGACGCCGCCCGTCGGTGAGATGCCAGAACGTCCAGCCATTCGTCGCCTTGCCACCCTTCATGTGATAGCCAGCGCTTGAGGGCGTCGCGTAGCTCCTTCCGCCAAACTCGATCTGCCCCGCTGATGTGACAGTCGCTTCGAGCGCCTCCCATTGACCTGGCCTTGGCCGGAGGACGGTCCCTGGCTGCAGAAGTCCAGCAGCAAAAAGATGCTTGAGCTCGACCCAAGCGTTGTCCTTCGGCTGCGGGTCGCTAATCGACCCCGTATGTCCGGGAGGGCTCGGCCAGACTGCCAGGAGGATCTCGGTCAACGCCGTCGTGCGTTCGTCGATGGCAGCCTCATCCCAGGTGGTCTGCTCATGGGACTGTCGATTGAGCAGTAGGACGTCGTGCTTCACGATCTGGTCGCGCTTGCCACCGGCGCCCTGCCACGGTCCGTTCGACACCGTGCTGTTGAGGCTGGTCGTGAGCAGCGTTAGATTCCCCAAGCGATGAACATGTTCGCTCCGCGAGAGTTCCGCCTCAAGCCCAGCAACGTTCCAATGGGTCTGCCACTTTTGCGGCAGAACGTGTTCGATCGGGTATCCAATGCGCGGCACTTGCGGGTACTTGTGCGCCGCCCGAAGATGGTCCTCGATCGCCTCGAGATAGAGACGCATCCGGCCTCGTGGGTAGCGGTTGTACGCCTGCTCAGTACGAAGATGTTCCCGCACCTCGTCATCGCCAGGCCAGTACGTGGACGCCACGTTGAGCCTCGTGAGATGAGCCTGGACACGCCCAACGAGCTCACCCGCGGGCGCAGCGCGGCTGGTCTTGATGATGTCCGCCACGATTCGGCCGAGGTCCGCCGACGTTAGACGAAGTAGCTGGCGGCGGACGATCCACGACTCAAGCATTGCAACGACCGCATCGGCAACCTCTGCGGCGATGGCAAGTTCGGGGTCGTACAGCCAGATCATCGCCGGCTTGAGCAGTTCTACCCCGCCGGCCCGCATTCTGTAGAACGCCAGCTCGGGCCGGGTCAGAATCCGCGAGGTGTCGGCAGCATTCTCCGTCCAGCGTCGGTAGAGCTCAGCCTGCGCTTTGATCGCCAGCAGCAGATCGCTCATCTTGCTGCCGGACTCATAGTCGACGTAGGTCTTGAACCGGATGAACGTCTGCCGTGGACTGACTTCCTCGCCTAGTCGGCTGCCGAGCCATTGACCAAGAAACTGGGAACTGCGGCTCATGGTGTATCGCCCGACGCTCACGTCCTGTTCCCAGAACTTGGTCTCGAACGGCCAGTCCTCGGCGTACGCGCGTTTGGTATCGGCGCCCTCGGACTCGAGTCGCTGAAAGACGAAGTTCTTAATTAGGTCCGCTGCCGTAAGTGGTGTGCCACGCGCGTTGAGCGTTTCGAAGATTTCTTGCGAGTTCTCCTGGGCCAGCAGATCGATGACGACGAGCTGGAGTCCTTGGCTGATCGAGTGCGCGAGGGCATCCGCTCGCTCACGAACGTTCTCACCGACCCCGAGCCATTCCTCGACTCTCGCGACAAAGAAGCCGTGGGCTCGGACGATGCGTGCGCCAGCGTGCCTCAACTCGGCGTGCTCCACAGGGGGCTCGCTGTCCATCACCTCACGGAATGGTGCGCCGTCCTGGTTGGTGTGCGTCAGCTTGAGACTGGCCTCCACAACGCCGCCGTATGCGCGATTGTGTGTCAGATCGTCGAACTGCTGCGCGAGACCTTCAAGGCCCCGCCCCTCGAATACGGCCGCTGACGAGTCGATCAGAAGCTGCAGGGTCGTGAGCCGCTGTTGACCGTCGATGACGTTCTTCTCGGGGACCGCCCCCTGTTGGCCGTCCAACGCCTGCAGGACGACAGCTCCAAGGAAGTGCGTCGCCGCCGTGTACGGTTCCCGAATCCGCATCTCGGCGAGGCGAGCGATGTCCTGCCACAGCGGCAGCCACTGCTCCGCTTCGTCCCAGAC includes these proteins:
- a CDS encoding nuclease-related domain-containing protein: MAVGGGSAERKAEELKDIGDDGAGAWAAGAAGERRVAAALSELREAWTVLHDRLLRPGQSEANLDHVVIGPGGLFLVDAKNRAGRVTEFDGGLFQHTVRDGQPVSVSLAVELKKVHGMASYMAAEAGMPVTPVLCLAGAHEAEFGEPRMVRGVSIVPVGRLVDWLNAQPVLLDRESAGRVVTRAMTDFPSTTTHPELLAAIGQAAVAAKSVRRGRAPARRSTAPGSASPHVPGRARPGRRSVGARLGRGFGALLAGLLVVVMALGFLASLPKILASLPGGHPSSASLGSISASGSTVPAPTDCSRVTGAEVASAIKRTVQPITTRNGCAWGTRLDDPATTLVTIQLSANHSAADLELETSLKQAPSGLRHQR
- a CDS encoding HNH endonuclease; protein product: MAGDALDDERLRREVIAAAVMRRADELGGYLPWNELSDFPLPDGTRLRLVDGGRGGIWNPQGFGATLSILTSPDGPYPDREDGGFLQYSYQKGPEGGKNLKLRAAMEHRLPVIRFDKVAKGAYHPIYPVFVVGDNPITREFTLTLDEVLRALPGSQTLSPIEKAYAARLVRARVHQPAFRARVMLAYEGTCCVCTLKHPELLDAAHIIEDNQGDGDPVVPNGLSLCKIHHAAYDRLLVGHHSRLRGQNQRTPARGDRRTDVAPWPAGDARPRSRASPGEGGPARSGAPRDSLSACSSRARGGWP
- a CDS encoding DUF262 domain-containing protein — translated: MKTDVLTPQAVFYLPQHLVVPLFQRPYVWDEAEQWLPLWQDIARLAEMRIREPYTAATHFLGAVVLQALDGQQGAVPEKNVIDGQQRLTTLQLLIDSSAAVFEGRGLEGLAQQFDDLTHNRAYGGVVEASLKLTHTNQDGAPFREVMDSEPPVEHAELRHAGARIVRAHGFFVARVEEWLGVGENVRERADALAHSISQGLQLVVIDLLAQENSQEIFETLNARGTPLTAADLIKNFVFQRLESEGADTKRAYAEDWPFETKFWEQDVSVGRYTMSRSSQFLGQWLGSRLGEEVSPRQTFIRFKTYVDYESGSKMSDLLLAIKAQAELYRRWTENAADTSRILTRPELAFYRMRAGGVELLKPAMIWLYDPELAIAAEVADAVVAMLESWIVRRQLLRLTSADLGRIVADIIKTSRAAPAGELVGRVQAHLTRLNVASTYWPGDDEVREHLRTEQAYNRYPRGRMRLYLEAIEDHLRAAHKYPQVPRIGYPIEHVLPQKWQTHWNVAGLEAELSRSEHVHRLGNLTLLTTSLNSTVSNGPWQGAGGKRDQIVKHDVLLLNRQSHEQTTWDEAAIDERTTALTEILLAVWPSPPGHTGSISDPQPKDNAWVELKHLFAAGLLQPGTVLRPRPGQWEALEATVTSAGQIEFGGRSYATPSSAGYHMKGGKATNGWTFWHLTDGRRLADVRALYRGEKADKPTAFDWSRLHEILEALPEAHWTSYTELADAVGTAPQPLGGHIAKCLQCTHAWRVLTSDGRVAPGFAWSDESDHRDPEALLRQEGVRLTNGVADPEQRLDSEALTALIAEAESPHSM